CTTCAGCACCTCGTACGAATTCTTCTCTTTCCTCTACCATTCAAATCCAACAACACATTTATTAAACTCACAATCAACAAAAAGAATCCCATACACAAGCTAATTAGCAAATATCAGAAAAACACCTGAGTGACTTCAACGTCCTTACTCCATATGATTGCTTCAAGAATATTACGGGGAGTATTGCCTTCATTCTGCAGGTGAAACTCAAAAGGACCAACATAATGTGGCGGCGGTCCAGTTGCTGGCCGCCTCCTAATCTTAATACCTTGACCCGCAGCAACTTCTTCTTGGTACATCCCAACTTCCCACTCCTTGGCTTTAAGAGCATCTACTTCAGGCATGCTAGTTTGAGTTTCTGATGCAGCTGTCGAGCCATCTTTCACTTCGAACTACATACAAAAGACATGAACACTCGATCAAACCAACAAAACTACAATCACTCTCATATCCAATCCAAATATAGTAATCCTAAAAAGTTTCAACCATTTCCATTTCTCTGTTTCTCAATCTAGCAATGAGAACACAGATCAACTTAGGCAGTGTTTACTTTTTATGATTGTACTAGGATTTCTCCAATCCAATATCTAGCTCAACTGCTCAAACAATACTATAACTTATTAAGAAGCTTCAAACATCAAACTCATAAAATTAAAGCTCAACAGCATTGAATTTTTAAGAAAAGCAAAAGGGATTAATCTAAGTTAGAACTAGAACAGACTAATTCTTCAAATCCCATAAAAAAGAGTCCATCTTGGGACAAATCAAACAGTAGAAAAAcatcaaaaccaacaaaaatcaaataacagCCCACACCACGCAAACTAAAATGCTGAGCAAGTCTGCTTACCTGTTGAGATTTAATGGCGGGAAAAGGCATTTGCCCCGAAAATGACTGATGCTTCATGTGGGGCTGCCTGAAAAATGCAGAATTTTGGGGGATGGCATTGAGTGATCGCTGGAAAGAGAGCCCTGCCGTTGCTCTCACTGAAATCAAATTCATGCTCTCCATGGATGGACttgaatgtatgtattatgtaGAGATGTATCTgtctatatatgtatatatgtgaatACGTAAACTGAAGCAGAATCAAATTCTAgctgaatttttttgtatgaTGCTATTAATGATTCTTGGTTGGCGAAATGGACTTTTGGCTTTGGGATTTCAACTTgtgaaaaatgtaataaatgaaaaagtcCCAAATAATCCCAAAGCTAATATGTTTTCTACTCATTCTCTTTTATCCTAAACCCTTTATCTTTCATATGTTCTTAACtgataatgaaataaatgataatttcccaaataatgcaaaatcaattttagcaaatactccctccgtcccagataattcgggacactttgacccggcacgagttttaagaaatctaatggaaagtgagttgaaaaagttggtgggatgtgggtcctacttttaaataattagttttgtaataaaatgtgagtagaaatgagttagtggaatgtggggtccactaccaaaaatggtaaaagtgaagtgtgacaaattatgtgggacgatctgaaatggaatactggatCGAATTAtctggaacggagggagtacgagTAGTTACCccttcaaattcaaaagaGGTGGTTTGACTAAGTGCtaatcaaaattgattatttatttacatctCAAAAATTTCATGTAAAAAGCACATCTGTATTAATGTAATTTCATGTATTTACGTGactgtaaaaaaaaagaagcaaatgTGTGCAATTAATTGTTAGcattatttttcagtttatttttctcccttttcttttctccatCCTTATCTGAGTTGGTATGAATTTCAAAACTTTGTTTCTTTCCCAAAGGATtgaaaaaaacttaaaaagtaCTTGATCcatattcaataaaaactatagagtataaatttatatgttaTCATTGGGTATTGGTGGTTGACAATTGGTTAGTGGAGTTTTGATTCCGCAAAAAGTAAAGTTAATTGGATTTTTTGTATTGTTATTTTGAACAAACGGAAATGGTAATCAGACCACACCTTTGGTGAATAAAACTTTTATTCAGAATACGTATAAGAATTGTTccttttattcaatttaaaaaaaaataaataaatattgccACATTTATCTGTAACAACGATTTAATTAACTCTTTTAGACACatgaattaagaaaaaaaaatatacttagtTAAATTagaagataaagagagaataaaagagaaaagtgTTATTTCATCATCATAGAATTACTCCAAAGGAGACAAAGCACGATTCTTTTGcatgaaaaaataacaatagaATGAGGAAATGCatatacacaaaaattaatactgaagaaatcatttttatatatctaaTCTGTAATAAGCTATAGGTTTCAGTTTCACACTGTCTATCCATTGCATATTTCTGCTAGCGAGCGATCGTCTAGTAGAGCTTTATCCTCGTCTGAATCGTCACCCGACAAATCGGGCACAACGAGAGGCCTTGACCGCATTCACAGCATGTCTGTCCAACACCACAGAAACATGCACAATAGAATTAATCAAGGATGATATCTCATTTCGCATAAAGTAGCGAAAAAAACGAGCAGCGTTGTACCTGGTGTCCGCAACCGAATGCCATGTTCTTTGTGTCAGTGATGCAAATTGGACAAAGCTGCAAATATGAAGAATGGAAGTTTACATCCTATTCAAACAATCTACTCAAGAAGAACAGAGGTGATTACAGCTGAATACATGAATTTTTCGCcaaattctgattttgcaCATGAACTAAAACATTTGCCTCTAAATACACGAACTTTCAATATTTCTGAATTTCCACACGGTTGCAAATTGCCCTAAACAATGTTAGAACGCAGTTGGATATCTAAGGCATTTCAACTAGCCACGATAACATTAATTCGTGTATGAGGAGGCATAATTTTTAGTTCATGTGCGAATCAGGTAAAAGTTCGTGTATTTAAGTGCAATTACCAATATAGATTTCTTACATTGCTTTCAGAAGAAGATAGGCTTCCGGATTGGCTGGTTCTAACAACTGGAACCCGCCCACTAGAAGAAGGCGCGCTAGGCTGAAAACTATTGGACCGGGAAGGTTTTGGCGTGGAAAAAGAAGCTGCGCTGTACAGAGGAGGAGGGAGAGGAACCCGATCTATACCTCTTCCTCTTGAAGCACTGGCCATGTTTTGATTATGGTAAGAGATTGCAATGAAATCCGACAAAGGAATCGAAAATTATCTAAACAGAACTCTTAAGGACGAGGACAAACCCAAGAAGATTAAGCTCCAGAGTTGCCTTGTATTGAGAAGGTATTTCCATCAAAGCTGAAAGTGCAAACTCGGCCTCTTTCCGAGAAGGATTCATGTTTTTCGACATAATTTCTGTGAAGTTTACAAACTACATGTACAGTACAGAAAAAAGTAAGTATTAGATTTCAACTTCAACACTATTTTCTTCTTAAAAAATTGCCATCAAGGAAGAGTTGCATAATCCACCTGAAAATTGTCGAAGGCACGAGCAGGAATATTGTCGTCAAATTCCCTCATCATATCCCAAGGGCCGTCTCCGACTCCCACTAATATTATTGACAATGGGTACTCACTgtagaataaataatagagCAGGAAAAAACTGAAGAATTTAGAGTTCAAATCTTTATTGATTTCTATACGTCGTTTAGAACACTATACCATAACTATGTAGTGCTAGTAAAAGTACCTCGCTTTGACGATTGCATCAACCGTTTTCTTCTCTTGGGGACTTAAGTAGCCACGATCAGTATCAACGCTTCTTGTGACCTATTATCATGAAATAGCATCATAAACAACGATCGAAACTTTTATGGGGAAACTATCAATTTCTACCACTTCTCATGGACATCAACGAGGGCacagtaatatatttttttatgcagaATATTTACCTGCCCATCAGCTATGATGACTAAAACATGGTACTGACCACCGCTTTGTTCCACAATCGTGATAGCCATTTCGATGACAGGAGCAAATGATGTCGGTCCTGCAAGTCGCAATTGGGGAACTAGTTCTCTATATCGAGACATGACTTCCTCAAAGCCCTCACAAAATCTCCCGTTGGGAAAAAAGCTGAAGACTTCTTGGTCATGTGTTGAAGctgtcaaatattttaatgataataataagatCAGGACCGATTTTAATGGTGAGAGTGTTTAAATCAATCAGACTCTCGAGGATATACCATCTCCAAATCCGAAGCAAGGGATCAAATTGTCTTCGTCAAATTTGGATAGTGTTCGTCCGATGATTGATATGGCTTGTTCGTAGGGATTTTGCTCATCACCAATGTCGTGCAAACTTCTCCTATGAAATGACCTGGCACCTGAGACCAAAAGAAATTGCACTAAACCAACTAATTTACTTCGGAAGCATTAGTTTCCAGGGAGAATTACCAGTCCACTCATTGCTCTTTGTGAAATCAATACCAACgattaaatttgatgattCCAGACCAGCACGTGCAAGGGCATCGGTGACCTACAGCAACCGAGAGTTCATTGAGCATAGTCATTCTAAAAATTACTTCTAGGTACCATTCAGAAAGCACATAAACCAACGgaacaaaattatttacaaaatagtaaatatatCCAAATTACTGAAGCTTTGACATGCATAAGTTTCCTAAACTTTGGTACATTACACGCAACAGGACAATATTGACAGGTTACAAAGTGTGTTAGACATATCAAGACAATATGTAAATTCAGGGTTCGTCGTAAGTAATTCAATATAGCCATATGTGTAAAAAGTCTTTCCCTTTCTTCTTCCTTATTTCAGGCAACTCTTAACTCAACACTCAGATATGTGCAAGAATAGTTGTACCTGATCTATGTTACTGTAATTGTCATCTATCCTCGAGTACTTCCTCTCCAACCTTCTCTTCGATTCTGGGGGTGGATTACTGTAGCTTGGAGTTGGAGGAGCATAGCTGCGACTTGGCTGAGGATACGAAGACTGTGGATAGGCATTTTGGCTCCATGAACTCGAGCTGGATCCATAAGATGAGTACCGACCTGAGATTGACCTTTTCGAATTCTTGGCACCCATGAGCTCTTGAACCTAAAAACAGATACTCTTTCATTTAACAAAAATGGACTCGAACAGAAAACCACCAATACAACACAAGCATGTATCATAATTCCCTGATCAAACTAACATTAGGCATTTACGTAGACATGTTAGATACTCGGAGAGTGTCTCTGTGTAAGTTTCATTTTCACACTTTCATCCAACAAGGCAACGATGCAACTACACTCGGCTCAATCGTCTAGCtctataaaatgaatttatctATATGTGAGAGATTCAGATGGAGTCAATTTCACATAGAtcagataattaaaaaatcaactcTAAACATAAGAGAGTTAGAGAACCGATACAAATAAGAcactctcctcaaaatcattaTCAAGTTATGACTACAAAAAGTCTTCACTCATATACTGTAAATAAAAGGTAAACAAAATTCAGTAGTAATCCAGCCTAAATCTTTACAAATCCCAAATTTACCAGCATATAAACACACACATGATTCCAGTAAAATTAGAAGGAATCAATCCCCACACAAAAAAGCCAATTGATTGGAAAGCAAccaataattcataaaattgaaCTAACTTGCATACCTAAAAAAGCTTACTCCAAGATTGAGTTTTTAAAGCTATTAATTGAACATATAAACAAACATATCAGAAATTATTGTCATACAGCTTTTCAAATTAAGATAAACAAGGAAAACTCACCAAACATGAAAAGGGATACAAATTGAAACAAGAATTTCCCAAATATATTACACAAAAAACAAACCATCTGGATTAATTAGCATAAGATTCAGAATTgacagaaaaaaaatcaaaaagaaagaaaagctATGAACTTTTATATGCGTTCCATTCTATTAGAGATCTTCCTCACCTCTTTACTGCATTTTCAGCATTGGCTGTATCTGAGAAGATTGGATACAAATACAACACTCTAAaactctttccatttttgaagagagagagcaaCAGTTGTTTGGATTGTGAAAGTTTTTTTGTCGTATAAAGTCACATGTGATATTTAATCGACATTTTgcttaattgaataaaataatcccaaTTTACAGTTTGTATGATTGAATGATAAATACTGCACACAAGGATGAAAATATTAATCGATTGAATCAACCTTTTTTGCAGAATCTTCTCTTGTTTGTGGAATTTCTCTCTGATTGCTTAGTGTAGAACATAGATTGTGTGTATTGATTGTGAATCATATTTTCGCCCCCAGATTATATTTGTTGGGACTGGGTAACAGATTCCATTCAAAGTAGGATTAGAACTGGGACTGAGCCTTAATCAAATtccataaatatttgtaattgcTTCTATTAtactgtattaattaataattaaatattctttcCTAATTAAACTATTTGTCATGTTTAAGATTTCTCATATTTTGCTAGTTTTAGTTGAGTATTTTGaccaataattatttaatttcttttactGAAATGTTGCagtcaaaattttatttattatattgaagattaattcaacaaattaacTAGTTTTGCATGATAAGACATTTTTGAATTCGTCTTAGAGATATTTATCAGTTTAAATGCTCTTAtacatgattttataaaatagtaatactaACTCTTTTTGTAGACTAATTAGTAAGTACCACAAACTTGTTCAGTAAAGATACTTATTTCTAATCCAACTCAACAAAGAAGATTTCAAAAGTAGGTCATTTTCAATATGTCGCGGTCGAACTATTATGATTAatacatttatcattttcatcatgtttttttaatgatacGTATATAATtgattctatttctctttccATATCTTTTTGGATTAGTATaagctttatttattttaattttggacgatagtacttttattaattaatttcagtCTCTTTCCATATCTTTATGGATTAGGATAAGCCCAACCCGACCCGTTACAAGAAACTGTTTATTAATGACAGTcacttaattatataaattactagcttttttgtagtgattgttacttttatttgaatttctgaataatttttattgaataattataattaactagTTAAAACTAATTGTCACACCAATTATCTTTTGCGAAATTTCTATTCTTAATTAGAAATTCCTACCTAACTGTTGGGCCCATCTTCGCTTTTCCAAAGTTAAACAGTGATGTTATCCCAAATTgtatatagtaggagtatataattgcGAAACTTATTAGAATCTGAACTTTAAATActaaatggagtatttttttggcCAACAAATTTTCTACTTAAGTTCAactttttaattgattatcaACGACCCtttctattactccctccgtcccggctaagatgacacattgtttagccggcacggggttttaggagttattggttaaagtgtttaattggagagagagaaggtgggtgtaagtattaaagtagagagataaagaaagatgaatattttaatatgagtgagaaaaagtggttgggtgtattaattggagaaagaaagttaccaaaaaagaaaatgtgtcatcttagttggacAAACTAAGAGAGCATCCTGCTAGCCGGTAAAGGGAAAAAAACGCGTCCGTCCGTCCGATGCTGCTGTGGACAAAGCTTCGTCTGTCCGTCCGCTGGAGAGTCGCCCGTCGTGCCAGCGGCTGCACGGcactgctcttagctaagagcacgtctcGCCGGTGACACAATTACGTGGCAGCTTCttattggccaacggcatagccgttggcaatttcgttttttttttttattttttatttttaaaattcaaaatttattttaaaaaatgtttttaaataaaaaaaaattattttcccacttcccaaaaaaatatatccgttttctacccacttttaatttattttttaattttttttccccaaaattcacattttcatctataaataccccaactccaacacaaaaaaaaatcacattctcatctattatctattctatcatcatctacattctcatcttttttcctcatactcatctcatctaaattctcaccacactacacaatgtccgaCTCCGGCAATCACCCTtccggcaatcgcggttggaaccacgattggttcgactcgAGCCGGATATAGTCCGGAAACCcaatttacggcccctcctcaaacccaaggttcgcaagctccgggtggctaccgtccttaccCGTTGCACAACCTAAACGCCCCCAggttcgggtgggcacccgaacccggatcgggagggagcaacagctctactcctactcctacttctgttcctactcctcctgttcgtggcacccgcaccccgtacactccgggtgagatgatggcgatgttcaaagcctacttggcagtctccgaagatccggacgtcggcacgaaccaaaccggggatacgtattggtggcgcatcactcgcctctacaatgaaacccggccggcgggaaccatctatcgcaatgatagtatggttcGCAATTGCATCTACAGATGCAACGAGGCAATCAGGAAGTTCCAGGGGATTTACTTCCAGGAAGAGCggtcggcggggagcggcacgaACGAGCTCGACATCGTCACTGCCGCCTTGGCGGCATACCAACGGGAGGAGTTCaaaccgttcaagtacctcgattgtTGGCGGGAGGGGCGCCAacatccgaagtataggggcggcataagcatcctcctcctcctcctcctccaaaGAAACGGTCCAGGTCGGTTGCCCTATCCGACGGCGTCTCCGATGATAtggctacccagcttgccggagctaacttgggtagccccgacgcCTGGCCCGAGCAGTTCCCGCCCGCAAGGAAGGATGAAGGCGGCGGCCAATCGCCCCCGCCGTCGCGTCtcgactccatccgcccccACCCCGGCCCCCGCCCCCGCCGGCCCCactccctttgtgcctcctccacccccgaacAACACGTTGTGGGCCATCTTGAGTCAACTCTATATGAACGATACATCTCGGATGACTCCGgatcaacttgcaacacatgagcaaatgatccgaggtctcaagaggcaattggggatagaggactagtcttccacgtgtgtaatttttaatttgtaggattttaattatatattttttattttctaggattttaattatgtatttttattttttagtattttaattatgtaatttttattttttaggattttaattatgtaatttttattttttaatgtatttttataatgtagaaatatttttaataattggagtatttaaattgaataatagaatagtgGGACCCTTGaacttgtccttagctaagagcacggatgtgggtgttgtgctcttagctaaggacaaggagtaaaagtgggtctgggcccacctccgtgctcttagctaagagcacggatggggatgctctaaaaaggaaaacgtgtcatcttaggcgggacggagggagtagttcgGTAAGGAGTTGGAACCCAAGCCTGTCCACGTCGTCTACAGCACTAGCCACATCAAAAAGCAGCCCAGTCACGTCCTCATCAAGCCCAGACCCATCAGCTAGCGGCTATTGTGCTCCGGCACGAGTCGAGAagaacaaaatagaaaattgaacTATTTGTACTGTTGAGatattattagtggaaaatAAGGCTCACTTCATTAGATcgataaaaattattaaaaataaaaataaactatttgtAATGTAATGTTGTCACCGGTACTTGGCTGTTTCTCCATGTCGCACTCACGAGGGAAGAACTTGTTGATGAAttcaaaattagggtttcgaAGAAAATCTTTCATTAGGGATTTCATCTTGGCGACGCAGAATGGAAGGCCTTGATCACTGCAATCGGCAGAGAGGGCATCTCTGATAACTCCGGCAAAGGGATAGATAGAAGGTTACCAGAGTTTGAGAAAGTGATTCCTTTAGATGTTGTATTATGTCatcgttgttgttgtttttgctGTTATTGCTgcaaattataaaactaaggGGATGTAGACACAAGGATTCATCTGATCTAGCTGGGAAATgttgtacttcctccgttccggctaagatgacacattgcttagccagcatgagattttaggagttattggttaaagtgtttaattgaagagagagaaggtgggtgtaagtattaaagtagagagataaagaaagatgaatattttattaagagtgagaaaaagtgattgagacaaactaaaaaggaaaacgtgtcatcttaagtgggacggagggagtagtaaatttgAAGGTGATCGGGTGTTGGTGAAGATGGCTTTATTTTCTCAATgctaatttccattttgatttttggctttttactactacttttttgTCACTGATCGGCTTGATCTTTAATCCCCTTTTTGTAGAGTCTGTAATGTAATGTCTGTATACTAGGtcaattgattaattaattcatatatagTGTGTGTCCGTAAGAATAGGGgcaactaattatttaatattcatattttcaagCGCTATTGAGATTTAAGTTACGGCTATGTGCTTATTAGTTATTAGGTTCAATACAAATGCGGAGATTTAATTCGATATTATGCTAGGTCcgctaaaaaaaataataatgacacatgaatttcattaaaagtacctatatatatgtaggctaataaaaacatagataCACTACTTAGTAAATGGTACCAATTTTAACGGAGCTacaaatactaactaattaCATTTGTATATTCCATGTCATATACAGCTGCCGCTAGCGCACTAACCCTTTCTACCTTGACGGCTTATGCTATTAGAAAAATACGCTAGGCAATTAGAGTTAGGTGCGGGGAATATAGGTAAATGATCCCTATAAAAATTGATCTCAGTATAAAATTCTTTATCAAATGCTGACTATAAGATTTAACAATCTAAtggttaataattaaataaaaacgcGCAGGATTATTATAAAgaagttttaggtcatattataagattcaGGTTTGAGGTTTGAGGTCAAGGATTATTATAAAgaagttttaggtcatattataagattcaGGTTTGAGGTTTgaggtcatgttaagatcattttatgtcAACCTTACTATAATGACGTAAAAATAAGCTTACGGTGAACTAAATATGACCTTCGTATGCTTGGTTCTGcgtttttgtattaaaaatggattatgcatagatcaaaacccaatataatatatatgtgtatcgGTTATTAGGTTTATCCGTATTTGACTTGATACCTTCCTCAACAATATAGTTGgcattttaaagtttataataagatataattagcatacaaaataaaataactttaaGGCTATATTTTCAATGAATAAAGAGAATTTTAGCTTCAGAAAAGTTAAcacgtttttcatttttagttttttttattagttatcaATATATGTAAAGAGGTCGAATATTTAGATACTCGATTCGTCATTGGTTTGGATACCTGATAAATATATTGGATCGGGTATAGAGAGTTCACTTTTGACGATTTTCGGGTTCATGtacccgatttttttttttgggtcgGATACCTATGGATACCCGAATTCCCATccctataaatatgaaacttaTCTAACTATATAACTGTTCATATCACtcgttttaaataaaaattaggaTATTTGACTAAAGCTCACAATATTTTTCCCTCTTATAAATAGAGAGCATCTTACATACAATATCTATCATCAAAAACTTGTAAGATAAAATGGAGGATTTGAATTTCTACCCAATCTCCCTCTCCCTTGTTGCTCTAATCTACGCATGCTTCTTCATCAGAAGACTGAGCTCAAGCAAGTCACCATCGCCGCCATCTCCGCCTTCTCTCCCGATCATCGGAAACATCCACCAACTCGGCAAGCTCCCTCACCGCTCCCTCTCGAAGCTATCCCAAAAACACGGCCCGCTCATGCTCCTCCGCTTCGGCCCGAAGCCCGTCCTCGTGGTCTCGTCCGCCGACATGGCGAGGCAGATCCTCAAAACCCACGATCGCGCGTTCGCCGACAAGCCCGTGATGGAATTCCTCAACAGACTCTTCTACGGCGGGAACGACGTCATCAACTTGCCGTACGGCGACACGTGGCGGAAGCTCCGGAACATCATCCTCCACGAGCTGCTCAACAGCTCGAGAGTGAGGTCGTTCGGGTCCATCAGAGAAGAAGAGACGTCGCTTTTGATGGCAAGGATCGAAGAGCTGAGTGCCGCTTCTCAGCCTGTGAACTTGTCGGGGATGCTGGTGGCGGCGGTGAGTGATTTGATCACTCGCGCCGCCTTTGGGAAGAAGTATAGTGAGACTGAACGTGGGAGGATGTTTCTGGAATTTGTGGAGGAAGCTTCTGGAATGTTCGAATTCACGCTGCGGGATTCTTTTCCGTTGCTTCGTTGGATCGATCGTTGGAACGGCCGCGGCGCGGCCGTTGATAGGCTTATGGAGAAGAGGGATGCGAGTCttgattcaattattcaagATCACTTGCAAAGTTCGGATGCAAGTAGAGATAATATTATGGGGATTTTGCTTGGGATTTACAATGGTGACATTCCTGGTGTCTCAATTGACCTCATGTCGGTCAAAGGTGTGATTTTGGTGagtcaatttcaattttagttactactataattttaccaataaaaatgaagtagacCAAGTAACATATTTCATGACTATTTTAGATACATTGTTGTAAATTAACAGGATATATTCGTTGGTGGAACTGAAACTACAACAACTGCATTAATATGGCTAATGACAGAGCTGATGAGGCACCCGGCGGTGATGAAGAAACTGCAAGATGAGATACGGGGTACAGTGAAAGGAAA
The nucleotide sequence above comes from Salvia hispanica cultivar TCC Black 2014 chromosome 5, UniMelb_Shisp_WGS_1.0, whole genome shotgun sequence. Encoded proteins:
- the LOC125186345 gene encoding E3 ubiquitin-protein ligase RGLG2-like translates to MGAKNSKRSISGRYSSYGSSSSSWSQNAYPQSSYPQPSRSYAPPTPSYSNPPPESKRRLERKYSRIDDNYSNIDQVTDALARAGLESSNLIVGIDFTKSNEWTGARSFHRRSLHDIGDEQNPYEQAISIIGRTLSKFDEDNLIPCFGFGDASTHDQEVFSFFPNGRFCEGFEEVMSRYRELVPQLRLAGPTSFAPVIEMAITIVEQSGGQYHVLVIIADGQVTRSVDTDRGYLSPQEKKTVDAIVKASEYPLSIILVGVGDGPWDMMREFDDNIPARAFDNFQFVNFTEIMSKNMNPSRKEAEFALSALMEIPSQYKATLELNLLGASRGRGIDRVPLPPPLYSAASFSTPKPSRSNSFQPSAPSSSGRVPVVRTSQSGSLSSSESNLCPICITDTKNMAFGCGHQTCCECGQGLSLCPICRVTIQTRIKLY
- the LOC125190944 gene encoding cytochrome P450 736A117-like — translated: MEDLNFYPISLSLVALIYACFFIRRLSSSKSPSPPSPPSLPIIGNIHQLGKLPHRSLSKLSQKHGPLMLLRFGPKPVLVVSSADMARQILKTHDRAFADKPVMEFLNRLFYGGNDVINLPYGDTWRKLRNIILHELLNSSRVRSFGSIREEETSLLMARIEELSAASQPVNLSGMLVAAVSDLITRAAFGKKYSETERGRMFLEFVEEASGMFEFTLRDSFPLLRWIDRWNGRGAAVDRLMEKRDASLDSIIQDHLQSSDASRDNIMGILLGIYNGDIPGVSIDLMSVKGVILDIFVGGTETTTTALIWLMTELMRHPAVMKKLQDEIRGTVKGKNHVTDEDLQEMPYMKAVIKELIRLHPPLPIFSRVAREHVNLMGYEVAPKTLVLINAWAIGQDPNYWEEPEKFMPERFLDSSIDFKGHDFHLIPFGSGRRICPGYGFATAAIGHTVANLMLRFDWALPNGAQGEDLDVTERPGFAIGKDIPLIVVATINPNI